A section of the Ruania halotolerans genome encodes:
- a CDS encoding thiamine ABC transporter substrate-binding protein, which produces MPTIHSAERWLLRRPGSPMPHNPALGRRGVARFAGRAGLAGVAALALAGCSVIGTGSDSGTGTGSEDSDGEGGGVVQVVTHDSFHVSEELIADFEAESGYTVELSAPGDGGALVNQLILTADSPLGDVAYGVDNSFASRALEEGVFESYTSPALPASAEEYLVEGSDALTPIDIGDVCLNVDHEWFAEAGIDEPETFEDLLEEQYEDLLVVTNPATSSPGLAFLLATVGAFGEDGWLEYWEGLADNGLKVVDGWSDAYSVDFSGSAGEGDRPIVLSYSTSPAFEVAEGETEAPTGALLSTCFRQIEYAGVIAGAANPEGGQAFIDFLLSDEVQADIPEQMYVYPVNDQVELPESWTQFAPLAEDPHSVDPAEIDAHRDEWIQEWTATVIG; this is translated from the coding sequence ATGCCCACGATCCACAGCGCCGAACGCTGGCTTCTGCGGCGTCCGGGTTCACCTATGCCGCACAACCCAGCGCTCGGTCGACGGGGGGTGGCCCGGTTCGCTGGTCGCGCTGGGCTCGCCGGCGTGGCGGCGCTTGCGCTGGCCGGTTGCTCGGTGATCGGCACGGGTTCGGACTCCGGCACTGGCACCGGGAGCGAGGACTCTGACGGCGAGGGTGGCGGCGTGGTGCAGGTGGTCACGCACGACTCCTTCCACGTCTCGGAGGAACTGATCGCCGATTTCGAGGCCGAATCCGGGTACACGGTGGAGCTCTCCGCTCCCGGTGACGGCGGTGCGTTGGTGAACCAGCTCATCCTCACCGCGGACTCCCCGCTCGGCGACGTTGCCTACGGAGTGGACAACTCCTTCGCCAGCCGTGCCCTCGAGGAGGGCGTGTTCGAGTCCTACACCTCGCCCGCGCTTCCGGCCAGCGCCGAGGAGTACCTGGTCGAGGGTTCGGACGCGCTCACCCCGATCGACATCGGCGATGTGTGCTTGAACGTGGACCACGAGTGGTTCGCCGAGGCCGGAATCGACGAACCGGAGACCTTCGAGGATCTGCTCGAGGAGCAATACGAGGATCTCCTCGTGGTCACCAACCCGGCGACGTCGTCCCCCGGTCTGGCCTTCCTGCTCGCCACGGTCGGAGCGTTCGGTGAGGACGGGTGGCTCGAGTACTGGGAAGGGCTCGCCGACAATGGCCTCAAGGTGGTGGACGGCTGGTCGGATGCCTACTCGGTGGACTTCTCCGGTTCCGCCGGGGAAGGGGACCGGCCGATCGTGCTCTCCTACTCCACCTCCCCGGCGTTCGAGGTAGCCGAGGGTGAGACCGAGGCACCCACGGGCGCCCTGCTGAGTACCTGCTTCCGGCAGATCGAATACGCCGGTGTCATCGCCGGAGCGGCGAACCCCGAGGGCGGGCAGGCGTTCATCGACTTCCTCCTCTCCGATGAGGTGCAGGCCGACATCCCGGAGCAGATGTACGTCTACCCGGTCAACGACCAGGTCGAGTTGCCGGAGTCCTGGACGCAGTTCGCCCCGCTTGCCGAGGACCCGCACTCCGTCGACCCAGCCGAGATCGACGCCCACCGCGACGAGTGGATCCAGGAATGGACGGCGACGGTCATCGGGTGA
- a CDS encoding DUF4235 domain-containing protein encodes MNVQKVVTTVAAIAAGFAANKLLTVGWKAATGHAPPSGDADDDEASLGELVIFAAVSGAVIAFSRIIASRGASKWLSGGEIAKT; translated from the coding sequence ATGAACGTCCAGAAGGTGGTCACCACGGTGGCGGCGATCGCAGCTGGTTTCGCAGCCAACAAGCTGCTGACTGTGGGCTGGAAAGCCGCAACCGGGCACGCTCCTCCGTCCGGCGACGCCGACGATGACGAGGCGAGCCTCGGCGAGCTGGTGATATTCGCCGCGGTGAGCGGCGCGGTCATCGCGTTCTCGCGCATCATCGCCTCCCGCGGCGCCAGCAAGTGGCTCAGCGGCGGCGAGATCGCCAAGACCTGA
- the mnhG gene encoding monovalent cation/H(+) antiporter subunit G codes for MTLAQVIVSVCMISGAALTLVAAIGIARFPDLLARMHAATKPQVLGLMLMMAGLAVGLGSSQITWKVTLVVIFQLITAPVAAHMVGRAGYRTGKIRSDLLVADELTEDLEAARLRDEH; via the coding sequence ATGACTCTCGCTCAGGTGATCGTCTCGGTCTGCATGATCAGCGGCGCTGCCCTCACACTCGTCGCGGCGATCGGCATTGCCCGCTTTCCCGACCTCCTGGCGCGGATGCACGCGGCCACCAAACCCCAGGTGCTCGGGCTGATGCTGATGATGGCGGGCCTCGCCGTCGGGTTGGGTTCCAGCCAGATCACCTGGAAGGTGACCCTGGTGGTGATCTTCCAGCTGATCACGGCGCCGGTGGCGGCGCACATGGTGGGCCGGGCCGGTTATCGCACCGGGAAGATCCGCTCCGACCTGCTTGTTGCGGATGAACTCACCGAAGATCTGGAAGCCGCGCGATTGCGCGACGAACACTGA
- a CDS encoding monovalent cation/H+ antiporter complex subunit F: MSPIVMVICGVLLTVSAVIVVGRIERGPSMLDRVVGLDVLVAVMIGCLALVSLWFGREDLVLVLTVLALVGFVGSVTLARFAAAEPEDERRILTPAEAAKADEREREREAQEGDDSSGSSRSRESAASTAESSNGDERGKDA, encoded by the coding sequence ATGAGCCCGATCGTGATGGTGATCTGCGGTGTGCTGCTCACCGTGTCCGCCGTGATCGTGGTGGGCCGGATCGAGCGGGGGCCAAGCATGCTCGATCGGGTGGTGGGCCTCGACGTGCTGGTGGCCGTGATGATCGGCTGCCTCGCGTTGGTGTCGTTGTGGTTCGGCCGGGAAGACCTGGTGCTCGTGCTGACCGTGCTCGCACTGGTTGGATTTGTCGGTTCGGTCACGCTCGCGCGGTTCGCGGCGGCTGAACCCGAGGATGAGCGGCGAATCCTCACCCCGGCCGAGGCGGCGAAGGCCGATGAACGGGAGCGCGAGCGCGAGGCTCAGGAGGGTGATGACTCCAGTGGGTCGAGCAGATCGCGCGAGTCGGCGGCGTCAACGGCGGAGTCCTCGAATGGCGATGAACGGGGGAAGGACGCATGA
- a CDS encoding Na+/H+ antiporter subunit E has protein sequence MKASNRWDWLRRWPMAIWMALVWVLLWGEASVANVFTGLIVSFLLLRVFPMPKVGFDGRWSVIGTAILIGAFLWDIVHASISVAIQALRLHSTPHGAVIRVQLRSESDLVLTLTAELTSLIPGSIVVEAHRLTGTVYLHVLEATKDGALEKARQHVLRQEKWVMYALASDADIAAAEIAPRPWKRWRRTSEEKSA, from the coding sequence ATGAAGGCCTCGAATCGATGGGACTGGTTGCGCCGCTGGCCGATGGCGATCTGGATGGCCCTCGTCTGGGTGTTGCTGTGGGGCGAGGCGAGTGTGGCGAACGTGTTCACCGGGCTGATCGTGAGCTTCCTGTTGTTGCGGGTGTTCCCGATGCCGAAGGTCGGCTTCGATGGCCGGTGGTCCGTGATCGGGACGGCCATCCTGATCGGCGCCTTCCTCTGGGACATCGTGCACGCCTCGATCTCGGTGGCGATCCAGGCGCTCCGGTTACACAGCACCCCGCACGGGGCTGTGATCCGCGTGCAGCTACGATCCGAATCCGACCTCGTTCTCACCCTGACGGCGGAACTCACCTCGCTCATCCCCGGCTCCATCGTGGTGGAGGCCCACCGCCTCACCGGCACCGTGTACCTGCACGTGCTCGAGGCCACGAAGGACGGTGCGCTGGAGAAGGCCCGCCAGCATGTGCTCCGGCAGGAGAAGTGGGTGATGTACGCGCTCGCGAGCGATGCGGACATCGCGGCGGCCGAGATCGCACCCCGCCCGTGGAAGCGGTGGCGCCGCACCAGTGAGGAGAAGTCAGCATGA
- a CDS encoding Na+/H+ antiporter subunit D — MTWLVSLPVIIPMIAAGLALALSKRNRAQGIISMVALTAVLGVSIVLIFVTHTQGPQVVNVGGWAVPVGIALVADRLSALMLLVSAVVLLGVLAYSLAQGLADGSKGAPVAIFHPTYLVLAAGVATAFLSGDLFNLYVGFEVLLAASFVLLTLGGTGERIRAGSIYVIVSLLSSILFLISIAMIYAALGTLNLAQLSERIIELDAGLRTVLQIMLLMGFAIKAAVFPLSAWLPDSYPTAPAPVTAVFAGLLTKVGVYAIIRAQTLLFTDGTLDTILMVLAVLTMLVGIAGAVAQDDIKRLLSFTLVSHIGYMIFGISLASDVGLSAAIFYVAHHITVQTALFLVAGLIERRGGSTSLDRLGSLAKVAPVLGVLFFVSAMNLAGIPPMSGFLGKVGLLQAGLADGSGLAIAGVAVGLGTSLLTLYAVVKAWNKAFWQQAPQVLPETTVPRAMVGPAAALVAIGVLIAFVGGPLYAYTDAAARDLRARTPYVNSVIVDGERGAGESSQAEDSGAAEDATNPAEDPSGTETADPRPSERASDEPSDDEAGER; from the coding sequence ATGACGTGGCTGGTCTCATTGCCGGTGATCATCCCGATGATCGCCGCCGGCCTGGCGCTCGCCCTCTCCAAGCGCAACCGTGCCCAGGGCATCATCTCGATGGTCGCGCTGACGGCGGTGCTCGGGGTGTCCATCGTGCTCATCTTCGTCACCCACACCCAGGGTCCGCAGGTGGTGAACGTGGGTGGCTGGGCGGTGCCGGTGGGGATCGCCCTGGTGGCCGACCGGCTCTCCGCCCTGATGTTGCTGGTCTCGGCGGTGGTACTGCTCGGCGTGCTCGCCTATTCCCTCGCCCAAGGGCTGGCCGATGGGAGTAAGGGTGCACCGGTCGCGATCTTCCACCCCACGTACCTGGTGCTCGCCGCCGGGGTAGCCACGGCGTTCCTCTCCGGAGATCTGTTCAACTTGTACGTCGGTTTCGAGGTACTGCTCGCAGCGAGCTTCGTGCTGCTCACCCTGGGTGGAACGGGCGAGCGGATTCGAGCGGGATCGATCTACGTGATCGTCTCGCTGCTCTCCTCGATCCTGTTCCTCATCTCGATCGCAATGATCTACGCCGCGCTCGGGACCCTGAACCTCGCCCAGCTCTCCGAGCGGATCATCGAACTGGATGCCGGGCTGCGCACGGTGTTGCAGATCATGCTGCTGATGGGGTTCGCCATCAAGGCCGCGGTGTTCCCCCTCTCGGCCTGGCTTCCGGACTCCTATCCCACGGCGCCTGCCCCGGTCACCGCCGTCTTCGCCGGGCTGCTCACCAAGGTGGGCGTCTACGCGATCATCCGCGCCCAGACGTTGCTCTTCACCGACGGCACCCTGGACACCATCCTGATGGTGCTGGCAGTGCTGACCATGCTCGTCGGCATTGCCGGTGCCGTGGCCCAGGACGACATCAAACGCCTGCTCTCGTTCACCCTGGTCAGCCACATCGGCTACATGATCTTCGGCATCTCGCTGGCCAGCGATGTGGGCCTGTCCGCGGCCATCTTCTATGTGGCGCACCACATCACCGTGCAGACGGCCCTGTTCCTCGTGGCCGGGCTCATCGAACGGCGCGGCGGCAGCACCTCATTGGACCGGCTCGGATCGCTCGCCAAGGTGGCGCCCGTGCTGGGCGTGCTGTTCTTCGTCTCAGCGATGAATCTCGCCGGGATCCCGCCGATGTCCGGCTTCCTCGGCAAGGTCGGGCTGCTGCAGGCGGGCCTCGCGGACGGAAGCGGCCTGGCCATCGCAGGGGTCGCCGTCGGGCTCGGCACCTCCTTGCTCACCCTCTACGCGGTGGTCAAGGCCTGGAACAAGGCGTTCTGGCAGCAGGCGCCGCAGGTGCTGCCGGAGACGACGGTGCCGCGTGCCATGGTCGGGCCTGCGGCCGCCCTGGTGGCGATCGGGGTGCTGATCGCATTCGTCGGTGGCCCGTTGTACGCCTACACCGATGCGGCCGCGCGGGACCTGCGCGCCCGCACCCCGTACGTGAACTCGGTGATCGTGGACGGTGAGCGCGGTGCGGGTGAGTCCTCGCAGGCCGAGGATTCTGGTGCCGCCGAGGACGCCACCAACCCCGCCGAGGACCCTTCCGGCACGGAGACCGCCGATCCGCGCCCCTCCGAGCGGGCGAGCGACGAGCCCTCCGACGATGAGGCAGGTGAGCGATGA
- a CDS encoding Na(+)/H(+) antiporter subunit C, with the protein MSPSLALVGVVGVLVGTGVYLLLERSLSRVVIGVTLISNGVNVLFLIAGGAAGGPPLIGTTEPEQMSDPLPQALVLTAIVINLGLTAFVLAMAYRSWQLHGHDEVQDDLEDRRIAQRAARDEIDSRADDLGTDLAAEAAEARDETEKVGLDSSHHGAQLAADDDEVSADATEPRDPSVGDPSAGSGGGAR; encoded by the coding sequence ATGAGTCCCTCGCTCGCACTGGTTGGCGTGGTCGGTGTGCTGGTGGGCACGGGGGTCTACCTGCTGCTGGAGCGGAGCCTGTCCCGGGTGGTGATCGGCGTGACGCTGATCAGCAACGGTGTGAACGTGTTGTTCCTGATCGCCGGTGGGGCGGCCGGCGGTCCGCCACTGATCGGCACGACCGAACCGGAGCAGATGAGCGACCCGTTGCCGCAGGCGCTGGTACTCACTGCCATCGTGATCAACCTCGGCCTGACGGCGTTCGTCCTCGCCATGGCGTACCGGTCCTGGCAACTGCACGGCCATGACGAAGTGCAAGACGACCTCGAGGACCGCAGGATCGCTCAACGGGCCGCGCGCGACGAGATCGACTCCCGCGCCGACGATCTCGGCACCGATCTCGCCGCCGAGGCCGCAGAGGCACGCGACGAGACCGAGAAAGTCGGGCTGGATTCCTCGCACCATGGTGCCCAGCTCGCCGCCGATGACGACGAGGTCTCCGCTGACGCCACCGAACCTCGCGACCCGTCGGTTGGCGACCCGTCAGCCGGATCAGGCGGAGGTGCCCGATGA
- a CDS encoding Na+/H+ antiporter subunit A, protein MLQLIAVHLFAALVAPVLVARFGRKVFLPLALVPGSAAVWALTQTSAVLSGSGPTEAVSWVASLGMHLTFRLDVLAWLMVLLVGGIGALVLIYCAWYFSSGAKFLGRFSGTFIAFAGAMLGLVTCDNTLVLYVFWELTTVFSYLLIGHYFERKGARRAGMQAIVVTTFGGLVMFAGFLILGVMEDGSFSLAGLVTSPPEGTAATIAIVCVLVGALTKSALVPFHFWLPGAMAAPTPVSAYLHAAAMVKAGVYLVARLAPGFAEVEAWRWIILVAGSATMLIGGYRSLKQHDLKLLLAFGTVSQLGFLVLLVGQAERAVALAGLALIGAHAMFKATLFLTVGVIDAAAGTRDLRQLSGLGRSLPWAAVPGFLATFSMVGLPPFAGYVGKEAALEALTHDGGPYESALLAVVVVGSVLTFAYGMRFLWGAFARKPGQEDTSVDREAPGLFVPGIVLAVAGLAAGVVPSLGEALLSRYAGSYPAGEAGHLTLWGGLGLPLLLTIVVIAAGLALFVGRTLVERAQDSVILGPDADRAYRTTMRRLDRGAVAITSFTQRGSLPVYLAVILLVTVSAVTIALVNSGAEPGEVRAFDTPVQLLVAGVIVIGAILTTQARRRLKAVVLLGITGYGVVVLFALHGAPDLALTQALVETISLVVFILVLRRLPAYFSNRPLKGSRWWRAALAASVAVLVMALALIIPHARIADPISILFPDEAYEYGYGRNIVNVTLVDIRAWDTMGEIAVLLVAATGVASLVFLRTRSGQVHRIRDRRSDAAAIWPSHLPDPATRLGPSIATTGHARRARTWLPAGGSLSTNRRSVILEVATRLLFHTMLVFAVFLLFSGHNAPGGGFVAGMVVGVALTVRYLAGGRYELGEAAPILPGALLGSGLFLSAGVGAVPLFFGGTVLQSVKIDAHLGILGEMHLVTSLFFDIGVFLVVVGLMLDILRSLGSEVDRQGEATGSAVPDVAHDSPRSTPDDAEPVPRAPEGQGL, encoded by the coding sequence GTGCTGCAGCTGATTGCCGTGCACCTCTTTGCGGCTCTCGTTGCCCCGGTGCTTGTGGCGCGGTTCGGCCGGAAGGTCTTTCTTCCGCTGGCCCTGGTGCCCGGATCCGCCGCGGTGTGGGCGCTCACCCAGACCAGCGCGGTCCTGAGTGGATCCGGCCCCACCGAGGCAGTCTCCTGGGTCGCCTCCCTCGGCATGCACCTGACGTTCCGGCTCGATGTGCTCGCCTGGCTGATGGTGCTGCTGGTGGGCGGAATCGGCGCGCTGGTGCTGATCTACTGTGCCTGGTACTTCTCCTCCGGGGCGAAGTTCCTGGGCCGGTTCTCGGGAACCTTCATCGCCTTCGCCGGCGCCATGCTCGGCCTGGTCACCTGCGACAACACGCTGGTGCTGTACGTGTTCTGGGAACTGACCACGGTTTTCTCCTACCTGCTCATCGGGCACTACTTCGAGCGCAAGGGCGCCCGCCGCGCCGGTATGCAGGCCATCGTGGTGACGACCTTCGGCGGTCTGGTCATGTTCGCCGGATTCCTCATCCTCGGCGTGATGGAGGACGGCTCCTTCTCGCTCGCCGGACTCGTCACCTCCCCACCCGAGGGAACCGCAGCCACCATTGCGATCGTGTGTGTGCTGGTGGGTGCGCTCACCAAGTCCGCCCTGGTGCCGTTCCACTTCTGGTTGCCCGGTGCGATGGCCGCCCCCACTCCGGTCAGTGCCTACCTGCACGCAGCCGCGATGGTGAAAGCCGGCGTCTATCTGGTGGCCCGGCTGGCCCCCGGGTTCGCCGAGGTGGAGGCGTGGCGCTGGATCATCCTGGTGGCCGGTTCCGCCACCATGCTCATCGGTGGCTACCGCTCCCTGAAGCAGCACGATCTCAAGCTCCTGCTCGCCTTCGGCACCGTCAGCCAGCTCGGATTCCTGGTGCTACTGGTGGGCCAGGCCGAGCGCGCAGTCGCGCTTGCCGGGCTCGCCCTCATCGGCGCACACGCCATGTTCAAGGCCACCCTGTTCCTCACCGTCGGCGTGATCGATGCCGCCGCCGGCACCCGAGACCTGCGCCAGCTCTCCGGCCTCGGCCGCTCGCTGCCGTGGGCCGCCGTGCCCGGGTTCCTCGCCACCTTCTCCATGGTGGGCCTGCCCCCCTTCGCTGGGTACGTGGGCAAGGAAGCAGCCCTAGAAGCGCTTACGCACGACGGCGGCCCTTACGAGAGTGCATTGCTCGCCGTCGTGGTGGTCGGGTCCGTGCTGACCTTCGCCTACGGGATGCGGTTCCTGTGGGGGGCTTTCGCCAGGAAACCCGGCCAGGAGGACACCTCGGTGGACCGGGAGGCGCCCGGCCTGTTCGTGCCGGGAATCGTGCTCGCCGTGGCTGGCCTGGCGGCCGGTGTGGTGCCCTCCCTCGGGGAGGCACTGCTGAGCCGGTATGCCGGGTCCTACCCGGCCGGCGAGGCCGGCCACCTCACCCTGTGGGGCGGGCTCGGACTCCCGCTCCTGCTCACGATCGTGGTGATCGCTGCCGGGCTCGCTCTCTTCGTGGGGCGCACGCTGGTGGAGCGGGCACAGGACTCAGTGATCCTTGGCCCGGATGCGGACCGCGCCTATCGCACCACGATGCGCCGTCTCGACCGGGGAGCCGTGGCGATCACGTCGTTCACTCAGCGCGGTTCGTTGCCGGTCTATCTGGCGGTCATCCTGCTCGTCACCGTCAGTGCGGTGACCATTGCGCTGGTCAATTCAGGCGCCGAGCCAGGCGAGGTTCGAGCGTTCGACACCCCGGTCCAACTCCTGGTCGCGGGGGTGATCGTGATCGGCGCGATCCTCACCACCCAGGCCCGCAGGCGGCTCAAGGCCGTCGTGTTGCTCGGGATCACCGGATACGGGGTGGTGGTGCTGTTCGCGTTGCACGGGGCGCCGGATCTCGCCTTGACGCAGGCGCTCGTGGAGACCATTTCGCTGGTGGTCTTCATCCTCGTGCTGCGCCGACTACCCGCCTACTTCTCGAACCGGCCGCTCAAAGGCAGCCGCTGGTGGCGTGCCGCCCTCGCCGCCTCGGTGGCGGTGCTGGTGATGGCGCTCGCGCTGATCATCCCGCACGCCCGGATCGCGGATCCGATCTCGATCCTGTTCCCGGATGAGGCCTACGAGTACGGCTATGGACGCAACATCGTCAACGTCACCCTCGTGGACATCCGCGCCTGGGACACCATGGGCGAGATCGCCGTACTCCTGGTGGCGGCCACCGGAGTCGCCTCGCTGGTGTTCCTACGCACCCGCTCCGGGCAGGTGCACCGGATCCGGGACCGTCGCTCCGATGCTGCCGCCATCTGGCCCAGCCACCTGCCTGACCCGGCCACCCGCCTCGGCCCCTCGATCGCCACCACCGGCCACGCCCGCCGAGCGCGCACCTGGCTGCCCGCCGGCGGCTCGTTGTCCACGAATCGTCGTTCGGTGATCCTCGAAGTGGCCACCCGGCTCCTGTTCCACACCATGCTGGTGTTCGCCGTGTTCCTGCTCTTCTCCGGGCACAACGCACCCGGCGGCGGATTCGTGGCCGGGATGGTGGTGGGCGTGGCACTCACCGTGCGCTACCTCGCGGGCGGACGCTACGAGCTGGGCGAGGCAGCCCCGATTCTGCCCGGTGCCCTGCTTGGTTCGGGACTGTTCCTCTCCGCCGGGGTGGGCGCCGTGCCGTTGTTCTTCGGCGGCACCGTGCTGCAGTCGGTGAAGATCGACGCCCACCTCGGCATCCTCGGCGAGATGCACCTGGTCACCTCACTGTTCTTCGACATCGGGGTCTTCCTCGTGGTGGTCGGGCTGATGCTGGACATCCTGCGTTCGCTCGGGTCCGAAGTCGACCGGCAGGGTGAGGCAACTGGCAGCGCGGTGCCGGATGTGGCGCACGACTCACCGCGCAGCACCCCCGATGACGCCGAGCCCGTGCCCCGTGCACCGGAAGGGCAGGGACTGTGA
- the dcd gene encoding dCTP deaminase, which translates to MLLSDRDIRAELTSGRVGLDPFDADMVQPSSVDVRLDRYFRLFDNHKYPVIDPAADQPDLTRLVEVEPEESFVLHPGEFVLGSTYELITLPDDVAARLEGKSSLGRLGLLTHSTAGFIDPGFSGHVTLELSNVATLPITLWPGMKIGQLCYFRLSSPAEHPYGSGAQGSRYQGQRGPTASRSHVNFHRTRVEG; encoded by the coding sequence GTGCTGCTCTCCGATCGCGACATCCGCGCCGAACTGACCTCTGGGCGGGTGGGCCTGGACCCATTCGATGCGGACATGGTCCAGCCCTCCAGTGTGGACGTGCGCCTGGACCGCTACTTCCGCCTCTTCGACAACCACAAGTACCCGGTGATCGATCCGGCCGCGGACCAGCCCGACCTCACCCGACTCGTCGAAGTCGAGCCGGAGGAGTCGTTCGTCCTGCACCCGGGCGAGTTCGTGCTCGGCTCCACCTACGAGCTGATCACCCTGCCCGACGACGTGGCCGCCCGCCTGGAGGGCAAGTCCAGCCTCGGCCGCCTCGGCCTGCTCACCCACTCCACCGCAGGCTTCATCGACCCCGGCTTCTCCGGGCACGTCACGCTCGAGCTCTCCAATGTGGCGACACTGCCGATCACCCTGTGGCCAGGCATGAAGATCGGCCAGCTGTGCTACTTCCGCCTCTCCAGCCCTGCCGAGCACCCCTATGGGTCCGGCGCCCAAGGCTCGCGCTATCAGGGCCAGCGAGGCCCGACGGCGTCCCGTTCGCACGTGAACTTCCACCGCACCCGGGTCGAGGGGTAG